One Paraburkholderia caffeinilytica DNA segment encodes these proteins:
- a CDS encoding acyl-CoA dehydrogenase family protein yields the protein MPASEPYPTTNPITADAADLFGETELTHRFAPIFARIAEGAVEREQNRELAYAPVEWLREAGYTKLRVPKRYGGEGISLKAFFKLVTRLGEADSNLPQILRVHGGFIESLLENGDEPLRDRWLTRIAQGQIVGGAISERTGVTNNSVRLIQTNGAWHLDGEKYYTTGTLYADWVDVTAHDGESDLRILVKTDAPGLARIDDWDGFGQRLTGSGTARFDHVPVSHDNLYRRYNASEPRRNSLLTAYYQALHVANLAGISRAALRDAVAFTQGKTRTFGIPGESSPRENPLVHRVVGRLASLAYSTQSICASLASAIDDVSVARQEGRTDEQTYVRLDIQTFQAQQIVIEQTLQAATLLFEVGGASATSETRRFDRYWRNARVLASHNPAIIREAAIGDFYLNGTAHKERFGVARTPDVSAVSAHR from the coding sequence ATGCCAGCATCCGAACCATACCCAACCACAAATCCCATAACAGCAGACGCCGCCGACCTGTTCGGCGAAACCGAACTAACCCACCGCTTCGCACCCATATTCGCCCGCATCGCCGAAGGCGCCGTGGAACGCGAACAGAATCGGGAACTGGCCTACGCGCCAGTGGAATGGTTGCGCGAAGCCGGCTACACCAAACTACGCGTGCCAAAGCGCTACGGCGGCGAAGGCATCTCACTGAAGGCGTTCTTCAAGTTAGTCACGCGCCTGGGCGAAGCCGACTCAAACCTTCCGCAAATCCTCCGCGTACACGGCGGATTCATCGAATCGCTGCTGGAAAACGGCGACGAACCGCTGCGCGACCGGTGGCTCACGCGTATCGCACAAGGTCAAATCGTCGGCGGCGCCATTTCCGAACGCACCGGCGTCACCAACAACAGCGTACGTCTCATCCAAACCAACGGCGCGTGGCATCTCGACGGCGAGAAGTACTACACCACGGGCACGCTCTACGCCGACTGGGTCGACGTTACCGCGCACGATGGCGAAAGCGACCTCCGCATACTCGTCAAAACCGATGCGCCAGGCCTCGCCCGCATCGACGATTGGGACGGCTTCGGGCAGCGTCTCACCGGCAGCGGTACGGCACGCTTCGATCACGTGCCGGTCTCGCACGACAATCTGTACCGCCGCTACAACGCCTCAGAACCACGCCGCAACAGTCTGCTTACCGCGTACTATCAGGCACTGCATGTCGCGAACCTTGCCGGTATCAGCCGCGCCGCGCTACGCGATGCGGTGGCCTTCACGCAGGGCAAAACGAGAACCTTCGGCATCCCAGGCGAATCGAGCCCGCGCGAGAATCCATTGGTGCATCGTGTGGTCGGCCGGCTTGCGAGCCTTGCTTACTCGACACAAAGCATCTGCGCTTCGCTGGCCAGCGCGATCGATGATGTGTCAGTCGCGCGGCAGGAAGGCCGCACCGACGAGCAGACCTATGTGCGTCTCGACATCCAGACTTTCCAGGCGCAGCAGATCGTCATCGAGCAAACCCTGCAAGCGGCGACCTTGCTGTTCGAAGTGGGTGGCGCCTCGGCAACCAGCGAAACGCGCCGCTTCGATCGCTACTGGCGCAACGCGCGCGTGCTGGCATCGCACAATCCGGCGATCATCCGCGAAGCCGCTATCGGTGACTTTTATCTGAACGGCACGGCGCAC